ATTTTGTAAATTTGGTATTACGATCTGGGCGAACGTTCATTGTTCTCACTTTAATTACCGAAACGCCATAAGCTGCCTCTACGGCATTTTTCACTTGGATCTTATTAGCACCGGGATTTACTTCAAATGTATAACGGCTGTTAAGCTCACTATCCAT
The sequence above is a segment of the Leeuwenhoekiella sp. MAR_2009_132 genome. Coding sequences within it:
- the rplW gene encoding 50S ribosomal protein L23, giving the protein MSILIKPVITEKATMDSELNSRYTFEVNPGANKIQVKNAVEAAYGVSVIKVRTMNVRPDRNTKFTKSGMITGKTKGFKKAIVQVAEGDVIDFYNNI